The stretch of DNA CCAGCCGCGGAAGCGCCCGCTGTACCTGGTGACCGAACGGCCCGGCCGGGCTGAGCTTGGCCCGCCGGCCGAATGATCAACCATGGGGCGCACGCAATCAGATACGCCGGACTGTGTGCAACGAGTGCGGTGCAGTTTCGGCATCCACCGGATCACTTGCCGATCGAGGAGATGCTTGAGGTGGTTGAGGGCGTCCCTTACGGGCGAGGTAGGCGGGTTGTTCGACGACTCGGCCCACCAGTTCGATGGCCAGCTGGGCTCCTAGCAGAGACGTGTTGTTCGCCCGGACGTCCAGCATCGGGTTGATCTCGACGACGTCCATCCCGACGACGTCGCCGTGGCGGGCGATGGCGAACAGCATCTGGCGCATCTCCTCGAATCCGAACCCTTCCGGCTCGGCCGAGGCGCAGCCGGGGACCAGTGGCAGGTCGAGGACGTCGATGTCGATGCTCACGTAGACCTTGCCGCCCTGGGGTAGCTCCCCGAGGATGCTCTGCGGACCGTCTCGGCGCAGCCGGTTGACGGTGACGACGGCGTTGCCTCGGTCGAGGGATTCCTGCAGGGCGGCCTTGCTCGTGCGGATGCTCCGAGTGCCGACCTGGACCATCCGGTCGATATGGGGGAGCTTGCCGATCTTGAGCATCGGGCTGCCGTTCGCGTACTCCACGCCATGGACGAACGGCCGGTAGTCCAGGTGTGCGTCGAAGTGCACGATCGAGATCGGCTCCTCGAACGCGCGCACCACGCCGTAGCTGATCGCGTGGTCGCCGCCGAACACCACGGGGATGGCACCCGCCTGCAGGATGTGCGAGGTGGCGTCGCTGATGTTGCGGAATGTGCCCTCGGGGTTGGTGTAGAGGATGTCGACGTCTCCGCAGTCGACGATCCGCTGGTTGCGTCGCTCGTACTGCAGGTAGTGCCGGTCGGTGTCGATGTCGTAGATCCCGGCGGCGGATTGGACCGCACCGTATTCGGCGTAGCGCACCGACATCTCCCGGACGACGCGTGGCGCCATCCGAGCGCCGGGGTACCAGGGCGACCCTTCGTCGCTGGGCACCCCGAGGAACGCGATGTCCGCGTCCAGGTTTTTCAGGTCGGTGTGGACCGGGGACCGCAAGAACGAGGGGATTCCCACGAATGGAAGGTTGAGTCGGTCTTCAGTCACGCTGTTGCGGTGTCCTCTCGGTGGTCGATGGGTTCGATTCGTTCGACGACGACGAGGTAGATGACGCAGCCGATCAGTGCGACGAGCGCGGCGGAGACCAGTCCCCAACCGAAACTGCCGGTGGCGCCGTACAGTCCGCCGATCACCGCGGGGCTGGCTATGCCGGCAAGGTTGGCGATCCCGTTCTGGAAGCCCTGGATGGAGCCGGCAAGCGACGGCCCGGAGGT from Mycobacteriales bacterium encodes:
- a CDS encoding arginase family protein; the encoded protein is MTEDRLNLPFVGIPSFLRSPVHTDLKNLDADIAFLGVPSDEGSPWYPGARMAPRVVREMSVRYAEYGAVQSAAGIYDIDTDRHYLQYERRNQRIVDCGDVDILYTNPEGTFRNISDATSHILQAGAIPVVFGGDHAISYGVVRAFEEPISIVHFDAHLDYRPFVHGVEYANGSPMLKIGKLPHIDRMVQVGTRSIRTSKAALQESLDRGNAVVTVNRLRRDGPQSILGELPQGGKVYVSIDIDVLDLPLVPGCASAEPEGFGFEEMRQMLFAIARHGDVVGMDVVEINPMLDVRANNTSLLGAQLAIELVGRVVEQPAYLARKGRPQPPQASPRSASDPVDAETAPHSLHTVRRI